One Camelina sativa cultivar DH55 chromosome 3, Cs, whole genome shotgun sequence genomic window carries:
- the LOC104779130 gene encoding extensin-like, whose translation VPLICFIFSPTTTIATWPKPLEVSNEDTLINTDQNHYFGVDLSFQDSKIWKCTYNNGSGAAVSISYPAPPPPPSRKPSPPSPKPSPPSRPPKISPPPSRPPKKSPPPPKPLSPPPTPKKSPPPPKPSPSPPKQLSPPPTPKKSPPPPKPSPSPPKPSMPPPTPKKSPPSPKPSTPPPAPKKSPPPPRPSPPRRKPSPPTPKPSTPPPTPKVSPPSPPTPKKAPPPPQPVSTPTPTMPTTPAHPYQNPWVHFISCISDFGPSAICKQQMEVSYYTGRFRVSDYCCNLIVNMRHECTNVILGYFTDPFFVPLIRCTCHVNI comes from the coding sequence GTACCTCTCATATGTTTCATCTTTTCACCAACAACAACGATCGCAACTTGGCCAAAACCTTTGGAAGTCTCCAATGAGGACACGCTGATAAATACCGACCAGAACCATTACTTTGGTGTGGATTTGAGTTTCCAAGATTCCAAAATTTGGAAATGTACTTATAACAACGGATCTGGAGCCGCCGTCTCTATCTCCTACCCTGCACCTCCACCTCCTCCGTCGCGTAAGCCATCTCCACCATCGCCTAAACCATCACCGCCGTCACGACCTCCCAAAATATCTCCACCGCCGTCACGACCTCCTAAAAAGTCTCCGCCGCCTCCTAAGCCATTATCACCGCCACCAACTCCCAAAAAGTCTCCGCCGCCTCCTAAGCCATCACCGTCTCCTCCTAAACAGttatcaccaccaccaactccCAAAAAGTCTCCACCGCCTCCTAAGCCATCTCCGTCTCCTCCCAAACCATCAATGCCTCCACCAACTCCTAAAAAGTCCCCGCCGTCTCCTAAACCATCAACACCTCCACCAGCTCCTAAAAAGTCCCCGCCACCTCCCAGACCATCTCCTCCACGTCGTAAACCATCTCCTCCGACTCCAAAACCATCAACGCCTCCACCAACTCCCAAGGTTTCACCACCATCTCCTCCAACTCCCAAGAAGGCTCCACCACCGCCACAACCTGTGTCCACTCCCACGCCAACAATGCCAACAACTCCAGCCCATCCATATCAGAATCCATGGGTTCATTTCATCAGCTGCATAAGTGATTTTGGGCCCTCGGCAATATGTAAACAACAGATGGAAGTGAGTTACTACACTGGGAGGTTTCGTGTTAGTGACTATTGCTGCAATCTTATTGTCAACATGAGACATGAATGCACCAATGTGATTCTTGGCTACTTCACCGATCCTTTCTTCGTACCTCTTATTCGTTGTACTTGCCACGTTAATATCTAG